A region of Lycium barbarum isolate Lr01 chromosome 1, ASM1917538v2, whole genome shotgun sequence DNA encodes the following proteins:
- the LOC132603653 gene encoding small ribosomal subunit protein uS17, which produces MAEQTEKAFLKQPGVFLSSKKTGKGKRPGKGGNRYFKSIGLGFKTPREATEGTYIDKKCPFTGNVSIRGRILAGTCHSAKMNRTIIVRRNYLHYVKKYQRYEKRHSNIPAHISPCFRVKEGDHVIIGQCRPLSKTVRFNVLKVVPAGSAGGGKKAFTGM; this is translated from the exons GGAGAAAGCTTTTTTGAAGCAGCCTGGTGTTTTTCTAAG TTCTAAGAAGACAGGGAAGGGGAAGAGGCCAGGTAAGGGAGGGAATCGATACTTTAAGAGTATTGGTTTGGGATTCAAGACTCCTCGTGAGGCTACTGAAG GTACATACATTGACAAGAAATGCCCATTCACTGGAAATGTTTCTATCAGAGGTCGTATCCTTGCTGGTACATGCCACAGTGCTAAGATGAACAGAACTATCATTGTTCGACGCAACTACTTACATTATGTCAAGAAATACCAGAG ATATGAGAAGAGGCACTCTAATATTCCTGCTCACATATCACCATGTTTCCGTGTGAAAGAGGGAGATCATGTTATTATTGGACAGTGCAG GCCTTTATCCAAAACCGTGAGGTTTAATGTCTTGAAGGTGGTTCCAGCCGGTTCTGCTGGTGGGGGTAAAAAAGCTTTTACCGGAATGTGA